In Flavobacterium sp. N1736, the following are encoded in one genomic region:
- a CDS encoding spermidine synthase, whose amino-acid sequence MIQKIFSYLIPIKIFKKKSARSKMIEVTWANGELVLDSENTNYSYGSLQRILRYGLRNIGYENIIKMNHVLLLGVAGGSVIKTLVDEIEYKGKITGVEIDPDIIQIANQYFNLDQIKQLEIIIDDAFEFVLKTKDKYDLIIIDVFEDIKMPNFLFESFFSDRVFSLLKNEGVVLFNTMILDEAHNVRNKKYISEINPKLFSSKMLPRIEVHNELIIIEKVA is encoded by the coding sequence ATGATTCAAAAAATATTCAGTTATCTCATTCCCATAAAAATATTCAAAAAAAAATCGGCCAGAAGTAAAATGATTGAAGTTACCTGGGCAAACGGTGAATTAGTTTTAGACTCTGAAAATACCAATTATTCATACGGAAGTTTGCAGCGTATATTAAGGTACGGTTTGCGAAATATTGGGTATGAAAATATTATAAAAATGAATCATGTTTTATTGCTGGGTGTTGCCGGCGGAAGTGTCATTAAAACTTTGGTAGACGAAATTGAATATAAAGGAAAAATTACCGGAGTTGAAATTGATCCTGATATAATACAGATTGCAAATCAATATTTTAATCTCGATCAGATAAAACAACTTGAAATTATTATTGATGATGCTTTTGAATTTGTGCTAAAAACAAAAGACAAATATGATTTAATAATTATAGATGTTTTTGAAGATATAAAAATGCCCAATTTTTTATTTGAAAGTTTCTTTTCAGACCGTGTTTTTTCATTACTAAAAAATGAAGGAGTGGTGCTTTTTAATACCATGATTTTAGATGAAGCACATAATGTTAGAAATAAAAAGTATATTTCAGAAATAAATCCTAAATTGTTTTCCTCAAAAATGTTGCCCCGCATAGAGGTTCACAACGAATTAATTATCATTGAAAAAGTCGCCTAA
- the recQ gene encoding DNA helicase RecQ produces MNSEILHAKLKENFGFEKFRPNQETIINTILSGQDALAIMPTGGGKSICFQLPALVLPGITIVISPLIALMKDQVDSLKTNGISACYINSSQSSEEQQFYIDNLKSNTFKLVYIAPESLSYLDVVFNELTVSLIAIDEAHCISSWGHDFRPAYTNLGYLKSRFPSTPVLALTATADKATRTDITKQLKLRNPKTFVASFDRKNLSLEVRPALDRVKQIIDFVENRPNESGIIYCLSRKTTEELADKLLKNGIKAKAYHAGLDNKLRAKTQDEFINDDCQVVCATIAFGMGIDKSNVRWVIHYNLPKNIEGYYQEIGRAGRDGLPAETVLFESYADVIQLQKFASEGLNSDVQLAKLERMKQYADALSCRRKILLSYFGELVNENCGNCDICKKPPVFFDGTILAQKALSAISRLQESEPLAVIVDFLRGSKNAYIYEKNYQSLKTYGIGADISWYDWNQYLIQLINLGYCEIAFHQHNKILLTSFARKVLFEGEKVKLTTVVKKVIDKNEIKETKAKTAKNSLFEILRKLRYEISKDEEVPAYVIFSDAALRQMETLRPMSDEEFLAIDGVGKAKLEKYGSEFIDAIVYYEKVKKENSKVKKESNTYKTTLELFENGDSIDEIAGKRNLGRTTIVSHLAKLYADGHNIDINQFVTEKEVKLLHKAQIELEYPTALKPYYDYFEEKVSYDTIRFGLAIVERNK; encoded by the coding sequence ATGAATTCAGAAATACTGCACGCCAAACTAAAAGAAAATTTTGGTTTTGAAAAATTCCGACCTAATCAGGAAACTATTATAAACACCATACTTTCTGGACAGGATGCACTGGCAATAATGCCAACCGGTGGCGGAAAATCGATTTGTTTTCAATTACCCGCTTTAGTTTTGCCAGGAATTACAATTGTCATTTCTCCCTTAATTGCCTTAATGAAAGATCAGGTTGATAGTTTAAAAACCAACGGTATTTCTGCCTGTTACATAAACAGCAGCCAATCCAGCGAAGAACAGCAGTTTTATATTGATAATTTAAAATCCAATACCTTTAAGCTTGTTTATATTGCTCCTGAAAGTTTATCTTATCTTGATGTAGTTTTTAATGAATTGACAGTCAGCTTAATTGCAATTGATGAAGCGCATTGTATTTCATCATGGGGACATGATTTTAGACCGGCTTATACTAATTTAGGATATTTAAAAAGCCGCTTCCCTTCTACTCCCGTTCTGGCTTTGACTGCTACTGCAGATAAGGCAACACGAACGGATATTACAAAACAATTAAAATTAAGAAATCCAAAAACTTTTGTTGCTTCTTTTGATCGTAAAAATTTAAGTCTGGAAGTTCGCCCGGCTTTAGACAGAGTAAAACAGATTATTGATTTTGTAGAAAATAGACCAAATGAATCAGGTATTATTTATTGCCTGAGCAGAAAAACTACAGAAGAACTCGCAGATAAGTTATTGAAAAACGGCATAAAAGCAAAAGCCTATCACGCCGGTTTAGATAATAAACTCCGTGCAAAAACGCAAGATGAATTCATCAATGATGATTGTCAGGTCGTTTGCGCAACAATAGCTTTCGGAATGGGAATCGATAAATCTAATGTACGCTGGGTAATTCATTATAATTTGCCAAAAAACATTGAAGGTTATTATCAGGAAATTGGTCGCGCAGGACGTGACGGATTGCCTGCTGAAACGGTTTTATTTGAAAGTTATGCCGATGTAATTCAACTTCAGAAATTTGCTTCAGAAGGATTAAACTCTGATGTTCAGTTGGCTAAACTGGAAAGAATGAAGCAATATGCCGACGCTTTGAGTTGTCGACGCAAAATTCTACTCTCCTATTTTGGCGAACTGGTGAATGAAAATTGTGGGAATTGCGATATTTGTAAAAAACCACCCGTATTTTTTGACGGAACAATTTTGGCACAAAAAGCATTGTCCGCCATTAGCCGTTTGCAGGAATCTGAGCCTTTGGCTGTAATTGTAGACTTTTTAAGAGGCTCAAAAAACGCGTATATCTACGAAAAAAATTATCAAAGCTTAAAGACGTACGGAATTGGCGCCGACATTTCATGGTACGACTGGAATCAATATCTTATTCAGTTAATTAATTTAGGATATTGTGAAATTGCTTTTCATCAGCACAATAAAATTTTGCTCACCTCTTTTGCAAGAAAGGTTTTGTTTGAAGGAGAAAAAGTAAAATTGACCACTGTTGTTAAAAAAGTAATTGATAAAAACGAAATCAAAGAAACAAAAGCCAAAACAGCAAAAAATTCTCTTTTTGAAATACTGCGAAAATTACGCTATGAAATTTCAAAAGATGAAGAAGTTCCTGCGTATGTAATTTTCAGTGACGCTGCTTTAAGACAAATGGAAACGTTACGACCAATGAGCGATGAAGAATTTCTTGCCATTGATGGTGTTGGTAAAGCCAAGCTTGAAAAATACGGCTCAGAATTTATAGATGCCATTGTTTATTACGAAAAAGTAAAAAAAGAAAATAGTAAAGTAAAAAAAGAAAGCAACACCTATAAAACAACTTTAGAGCTTTTTGAAAATGGAGATTCTATAGACGAAATTGCCGGAAAACGAAATCTGGGGCGCACTACAATTGTTTCGCATTTAGCGAAATTGTATGCAGACGGTCATAATATTGATATAAATCAGTTTGTTACTGAAAAAGAAGTAAAACTACTTCACAAAGCACAAATAGAACTAGAATATCCAACTGCTCTAAAACCTTACTACGATTATTTTGAAGAAAAAGTTTCTTACGATACAATTAGATTTGGACTTGCGATTGTAGAGAGAAATAAGTAG
- a CDS encoding DNA primase: MKRVIVDYAKLTNEILNLLVEKFPDGYDDSDVIRFRNAKNELIEAVEVRTEDTIYLVKISTKLADRIENYDEDDDIDVDVDVIEPVKGLDLDDDIDDDDDDDNLDKPDVDGGDDDDDEDKDPDDIADEDDEDDED; the protein is encoded by the coding sequence ATGAAAAGAGTTATAGTAGACTACGCTAAACTTACCAACGAAATTTTGAACCTTTTGGTAGAGAAATTTCCTGATGGTTATGATGATTCGGATGTAATCCGTTTTAGAAATGCTAAAAACGAATTGATCGAAGCTGTTGAAGTTCGTACAGAAGACACTATTTATTTAGTAAAAATTAGTACTAAACTTGCCGACAGAATTGAAAATTACGATGAAGATGATGATATCGACGTAGATGTTGATGTAATCGAACCAGTAAAAGGTCTTGATCTTGATGACGATATTGATGACGACGATGATGATGATAATCTAGACAAACCAGATGTTGATGGCGGAGACGATGATGACGATGAGGATAAAGATCCGGATGATATTGCTGACGAAGATGATGAAGACGATGAAGATTAA
- a CDS encoding nuclear transport factor 2 family protein, with translation MNSNENLIAKFYTAFANADYQTMSECYHPKVHFIDPAFGLLKEGQVSDMWKMLLLRSKGSLKIEFSNIKADDFTGSANWVATYNFSRTNRNVINKIAAEFIFQDGLIIKHTDNFDVWKWSKQAFGIKGLLLGWTGFFQDKIKEQALLSLKKFQEAQ, from the coding sequence ATGAACTCGAACGAAAACTTAATCGCCAAATTTTATACCGCTTTTGCAAATGCCGATTACCAAACAATGAGTGAATGTTATCATCCAAAAGTTCATTTTATTGATCCCGCTTTTGGTTTATTAAAAGAAGGACAGGTTTCTGATATGTGGAAAATGTTACTTTTAAGAAGTAAAGGCAGTCTTAAAATTGAGTTCTCTAATATAAAAGCTGACGATTTTACCGGTTCTGCAAATTGGGTGGCTACGTATAATTTTAGCAGAACCAACAGAAACGTAATCAACAAAATTGCCGCCGAATTTATTTTTCAGGATGGTTTAATTATAAAACACACCGATAATTTTGATGTCTGGAAATGGTCCAAACAAGCTTTTGGAATTAAAGGATTATTATTGGGCTGGACAGGATTTTTTCAGGACAAAATAAAAGAACAAGCCTTATTATCACTTAAAAAATTTCAGGAAGCACAGTAA
- a CDS encoding DinB family protein, translating into MNSSQLLENEYSGGFTTYIREAGEVNLIEELEISLHDFIRFVQNIPMDKFDYRYAEGKWTIKDIIQHLIDCERIFAYRALRFSRNDQTPLASFEEDDYANSTNSNGRSIQDLLTELSALRHSNLLFYKSLSEEQLKRIGTASNNQISVRALGFVIIGHQKHHQKVFEERYL; encoded by the coding sequence ATGAATTCAAGTCAATTATTAGAGAATGAATATTCAGGCGGTTTTACAACTTATATTCGAGAAGCCGGAGAAGTAAATTTAATTGAAGAATTAGAGATTTCTCTACATGATTTTATTCGGTTTGTTCAAAACATTCCGATGGATAAATTTGATTATCGTTATGCTGAAGGAAAATGGACGATCAAAGATATTATTCAGCATTTGATTGATTGCGAACGTATTTTTGCTTATCGTGCTTTGCGTTTTTCAAGAAACGACCAAACACCTTTGGCAAGTTTTGAAGAAGATGATTATGCTAATAGTACAAACTCAAACGGAAGAAGTATTCAGGATTTATTAACTGAATTATCAGCGTTAAGACATTCAAATTTATTGTTTTACAAAAGCTTATCTGAAGAACAGCTTAAACGTATAGGAACAGCTTCTAATAATCAGATTTCTGTTCGTGCTTTGGGTTTTGTGATCATTGGACATCAAAAACATCATCAAAAAGTGTTTGAAGAAAGGTATTTGTAA
- a CDS encoding peptidoglycan DD-metalloendopeptidase family protein translates to MKTLVSILKTLPPTKVIDSSIDFSKYAALDLSVTNKELVEKKPITAVDFENFISNYLKKNNAEIAFGGYIEGRNLYQRSTIFKSDNNPERNIHIGLDLWGKVGTIILAPLDGKIHSFKNNEGLGDYGPTIILEHEIENEKFYTLYGHLSLESIENLTVGTVFKKGESLATFGDSTINGDYAPHLHFQIINNIENYNGDYPGVCNINDLNFYIENCPDPNLLLKIT, encoded by the coding sequence ATGAAGACCCTAGTTTCTATTTTAAAAACTTTACCACCTACTAAAGTTATCGATTCAAGTATAGATTTTTCAAAATATGCAGCATTAGATTTATCTGTTACCAACAAAGAACTGGTTGAAAAGAAACCAATAACTGCTGTTGATTTTGAAAATTTTATATCAAATTATTTAAAAAAGAATAATGCAGAAATCGCTTTTGGCGGTTATATCGAAGGACGGAACTTATATCAAAGAAGTACTATTTTTAAAAGTGATAATAACCCCGAACGCAATATTCATATTGGTCTGGATTTATGGGGAAAAGTGGGTACAATAATTTTAGCTCCGCTTGACGGAAAAATTCATAGTTTTAAAAATAACGAAGGTTTGGGCGATTATGGTCCAACGATTATATTGGAACATGAGATTGAAAATGAAAAATTTTATACTTTATACGGACATTTATCGTTAGAAAGTATAGAAAACTTAACCGTTGGGACTGTTTTTAAGAAAGGTGAAAGTTTAGCAACCTTTGGAGATTCTACAATTAATGGCGATTATGCACCACATTTGCATTTTCAGATTATAAATAATATCGAAAATTATAATGGCGATTATCCCGGAGTTTGCAACATTAATGACTTAAATTTTTATATAGAAAACTGTCCCGACCCTAACTTATTATTAAAAATAACATAA
- a CDS encoding 1-acyl-sn-glycerol-3-phosphate acyltransferase, with protein MKKDLYKFIFFKLMGWKIVGVENAEVKKCILMVMPHTSNHDFYLGVLTRGISGLEMNWVGKKELFTFPFGYYFKYMGGEPLDRTGGLNKVDSIAAIFDRKEVFRLAVAPEGTRKGVKEIKSGFYYIALKANVPIVPVAFDWGKKEVNLGKPFHPTGNYEADLEILKEHYKGVLGKIPENGVWF; from the coding sequence ATGAAGAAAGATTTATACAAGTTCATTTTTTTTAAGTTAATGGGCTGGAAAATAGTAGGTGTAGAAAATGCTGAAGTAAAAAAATGTATTCTGATGGTTATGCCGCATACAAGTAATCATGATTTTTATTTGGGGGTTTTAACTCGTGGAATTTCCGGGCTAGAAATGAACTGGGTTGGAAAAAAAGAATTATTTACTTTTCCGTTTGGATATTATTTTAAATATATGGGCGGAGAACCTTTAGATCGCACTGGCGGTTTAAATAAAGTAGATTCGATCGCAGCCATTTTTGACAGAAAAGAAGTTTTTCGTTTAGCAGTTGCTCCAGAAGGAACCCGAAAAGGAGTTAAAGAAATTAAAAGTGGTTTTTATTATATAGCGCTTAAAGCAAATGTGCCAATTGTTCCCGTAGCTTTTGATTGGGGAAAAAAGGAAGTGAATTTAGGAAAGCCATTTCATCCAACCGGAAATTACGAAGCTGATCTCGAAATTTTAAAAGAACATTATAAAGGAGTATTAGGAAAAATTCCTGAAAATGGAGTTTGGTTTTAG
- a CDS encoding phosphoenolpyruvate carboxylase, with amino-acid sequence MYTLPKIERFNQDVLSKYHIYNSVFITLPFDSIDNTGVLLPLFTETCETGFKKQETPKEIFDFFSNKYLNNASETEKIDLMFRFIQYIERQIVLFDAIEDAAFPVVNNMEGRGSLRDIKEKSDAKEKDDDLIEFLENFNVRTVLTAHPTQFYPGPVLGIINDLTEAIRLNNLLKIKELLAQLGKTPFIQNEKPNPYDEAVSLIWYLENVFYATSGEIVHYLQKNILHGNAIQNQLIKLGFWPGGDRDGNPFVTTEITLKVAERLRTSILKCYYVEMRSLKRKLTFSGVDTLVSELEHKLYRSVFYSKGEIYITLDELLSQLNKIRNIIIEKHQSLYLDELEAFLVKINLFGFHFATLDIRQNSKIHNAVFKDIVNHYLNSGSQIFPENYYELTEAEKLVVLSKVKGELNPEHFEDEITRSTLESVQAIKTIQERNGEFGANRYIISNNESALNVMETFAMIRLNNWENPTVDIIPLFESVDDLQNAHEIMEQLYTNPEYSKHLQDRGNKQTIMLGFSDGTKDGGYLMANWSIYQAKIALTEISRKYGIKAIFFDGRGGPPARGGGKTHKFYASLGPKIENNEIQITVQGQTISSNFGTLDSCRYNIENLLSAGVTNQVFSKDKNELSETETAILTQLAGLGYEKYLSFKNHPKFIPYLEKMSTLKYYSKTNIGSRPSKRSKSESLDFADLRAIPFVGSWSQLKQNVPGFFGVGTALKYFEDNNQWDKVHDLYHDSLFFRTLLENSMMSLAKSFFPLTAYMRKDPEFGEFWQIIYDEFLETKRLLLKIAGHKTLMENYPDGIASIQVRERIVMPLLTIQQYALLRINELNRENSNNEELIKVYEKIVTRSLFGNTNASRNSA; translated from the coding sequence ATGTATACGTTACCCAAAATTGAACGTTTTAATCAAGATGTTCTCTCAAAATACCACATTTATAATAGTGTTTTCATAACATTACCCTTTGATTCTATTGATAATACAGGAGTTTTACTGCCTTTATTTACAGAAACTTGCGAAACGGGATTTAAAAAACAAGAAACACCAAAAGAAATTTTTGATTTCTTTTCGAATAAATATTTAAACAATGCCTCTGAGACTGAAAAAATCGATTTAATGTTTCGATTTATTCAGTATATAGAACGTCAGATTGTATTGTTTGATGCGATTGAAGATGCAGCTTTTCCGGTTGTAAATAACATGGAAGGGCGCGGTTCTTTACGTGACATTAAAGAAAAATCAGATGCAAAGGAAAAAGACGACGATCTGATTGAATTTCTTGAAAATTTCAATGTCAGAACGGTTTTAACGGCGCATCCAACACAATTTTATCCTGGTCCGGTGCTTGGAATTATAAATGATTTGACAGAAGCAATTCGATTGAATAATTTATTAAAAATTAAAGAATTATTGGCGCAGTTAGGTAAAACACCTTTTATTCAAAACGAAAAGCCAAATCCTTATGATGAAGCGGTTAGTTTGATCTGGTATTTAGAGAATGTTTTCTATGCCACATCAGGTGAAATTGTGCATTATCTGCAAAAAAATATCCTTCACGGAAATGCAATTCAAAACCAATTAATCAAACTTGGCTTTTGGCCGGGAGGTGACCGTGACGGAAATCCTTTTGTAACAACCGAAATCACTTTGAAAGTTGCAGAGCGTTTGCGTACTTCAATTCTGAAGTGTTATTATGTAGAAATGAGAAGTTTAAAAAGAAAGTTAACATTCTCAGGAGTAGATACTTTAGTATCAGAACTTGAACATAAACTTTATCGTTCTGTTTTTTATTCAAAAGGAGAAATCTATATTACTTTAGACGAGTTATTATCGCAATTAAATAAAATTCGTAACATAATAATCGAAAAACATCAATCATTGTATTTAGATGAATTGGAAGCGTTTTTGGTTAAAATAAATTTATTCGGATTCCATTTTGCAACTTTAGACATTCGTCAGAATAGTAAAATTCACAATGCCGTTTTTAAAGACATAGTAAATCATTATCTGAATTCAGGTTCACAAATTTTCCCTGAAAACTATTATGAATTAACCGAAGCAGAAAAATTAGTTGTTTTATCTAAAGTAAAAGGAGAATTGAATCCGGAACATTTTGAAGATGAAATCACAAGATCTACTTTAGAATCTGTTCAGGCTATAAAAACAATTCAGGAACGCAATGGCGAATTTGGTGCAAACCGTTATATTATCAGTAATAACGAAAGTGCGCTGAATGTAATGGAAACTTTTGCCATGATTCGTTTAAACAATTGGGAAAACCCTACTGTGGATATTATTCCGCTTTTTGAATCTGTTGATGATTTGCAAAACGCGCATGAAATCATGGAGCAATTGTATACAAATCCCGAATATTCTAAGCATTTACAGGACCGAGGAAATAAACAAACGATTATGCTTGGTTTCTCTGACGGAACTAAAGATGGTGGCTATTTAATGGCAAACTGGAGTATTTATCAGGCTAAAATAGCACTGACTGAAATTTCAAGAAAATATGGCATTAAAGCGATTTTCTTTGATGGACGTGGCGGACCTCCGGCTCGTGGCGGTGGAAAAACGCATAAATTTTACGCTTCTTTAGGTCCAAAAATCGAAAACAACGAAATTCAGATAACAGTTCAGGGACAAACTATTAGTTCAAATTTTGGTACGTTAGATTCTTGCCGTTATAATATCGAAAACTTATTAAGTGCCGGTGTTACAAATCAGGTTTTCAGTAAAGATAAAAATGAATTAAGCGAGACCGAAACGGCGATTTTAACGCAGTTGGCAGGTTTAGGTTATGAAAAATATTTAAGCTTTAAAAATCATCCAAAATTTATTCCGTATTTGGAAAAGATGAGTACTTTAAAGTATTATTCTAAAACAAATATTGGAAGCCGTCCTTCAAAAAGAAGCAAATCAGAATCATTAGATTTTGCTGATTTAAGAGCAATTCCGTTTGTGGGTTCATGGAGTCAGTTAAAACAAAATGTACCGGGTTTCTTTGGAGTAGGAACTGCTTTGAAATATTTTGAAGACAATAATCAATGGGATAAAGTACATGATTTATATCACGATTCTTTATTTTTTAGAACCTTGCTTGAAAATAGTATGATGTCATTGGCGAAATCATTTTTTCCATTAACAGCATATATGAGAAAAGATCCTGAATTTGGAGAATTCTGGCAAATTATTTATGATGAATTCTTAGAAACAAAACGTCTTTTGCTTAAAATTGCAGGTCATAAAACATTAATGGAGAATTATCCTGATGGTATAGCTTCTATTCAGGTAAGAGAGCGTATTGTAATGCCGTTGTTGACGATACAACAATATGCTTTATTAAGAATTAATGAACTGAACAGAGAAAACAGCAACAACGAGGAGTTAATTAAGGTTTACGAGAAAATTGTTACCAGATCATTATTTGGAAATACAAATGCGAGTAGAAACTCCGCTTAA
- a CDS encoding helix-turn-helix transcriptional regulator: MVNIDDFVKRLEIILDYYALNASSFADKIGVQRSSMSHLLSGRNKPSLDFVLKILDVFPDVDLYWILNGKGTFPKNDEGTSNVKIENTTEIEKPSAPISSKESLISTDLFAEMNHKEIINPEKRIFQESKNSNLNSEEGEIEKIVFFYKNGTFKVYIP, translated from the coding sequence ATGGTAAACATCGATGATTTTGTAAAAAGACTTGAAATAATACTCGATTATTATGCATTAAATGCTTCTTCGTTTGCTGATAAAATTGGTGTGCAGCGCTCTAGTATGTCTCACCTACTTTCTGGCAGAAACAAACCAAGTCTGGATTTTGTTCTTAAAATTCTAGATGTTTTTCCGGATGTTGATTTATATTGGATATTAAATGGAAAGGGAACATTCCCGAAAAATGACGAAGGAACTTCTAATGTAAAGATTGAAAATACCACAGAAATTGAAAAACCTTCTGCTCCTATCTCATCAAAAGAAAGTTTAATTTCTACAGATCTATTTGCAGAAATGAATCATAAAGAAATAATAAATCCAGAAAAAAGAATTTTTCAGGAAAGTAAAAACTCAAATTTAAATTCTGAAGAAGGCGAAATTGAGAAAATTGTTTTTTTTTATAAAAACGGGACATTTAAAGTATATATCCCGTAA
- a CDS encoding Lrp/AsnC family transcriptional regulator, translating into MSKFRLDEVDHQILDMLIDNTRVPFTDIAKKLLISAGTVHVRVKKMEDAGIIMGSSLALDYDKLGYSFIAYVGVFLNNTSQTKFVLERINQIPFVTVASVTTGKFNIFCKIRAKDTKHAKEVIFMIDDIEGVYRTETMISLEESINDKKRLMHTIFKNM; encoded by the coding sequence ATGAGTAAATTTCGTTTAGATGAAGTAGATCACCAGATTTTAGATATGTTAATAGACAATACGAGAGTTCCGTTTACTGACATTGCAAAAAAATTATTGATATCTGCTGGAACAGTACATGTTAGAGTAAAAAAAATGGAAGACGCAGGAATTATCATGGGATCTTCATTAGCCTTAGATTACGATAAATTAGGGTATTCATTTATTGCTTATGTAGGTGTGTTTCTTAATAATACCTCTCAAACTAAATTTGTATTAGAGCGAATAAATCAAATTCCATTCGTAACTGTGGCTTCTGTAACTACAGGAAAATTCAATATTTTCTGTAAAATTAGAGCGAAAGATACTAAACATGCGAAGGAAGTTATTTTCATGATCGACGATATCGAAGGCGTTTACAGAACAGAAACAATGATTTCATTAGAAGAAAGTATAAACGATAAGAAGCGTTTGATGCATACTATTTTTAAAAATATGTAA
- a CDS encoding M14 metallopeptidase family protein yields MNLEELFNQHKEQSISGRYLTLDHIQPLLDKLNTNNQVKIIGYSVLNKPIYSYEIGTGETRIYLWSQMHGNESTTTKALFDFINVLNNGSDFAEKMLKTFTFYAIPILNPDGAALYTRENANKIDLNRDSQNLTQPESNILRAVFDTFKPHYCFNLHDQRTIFGAGDTGKPATVSFLAPSYNEAREINANRLKAINLIAGINEVLQDYIPGQVGRFDDSFNINCIGDTFQFLGVPTILFEAGHFPDDYQREITRKFLFFSLISSFKLLSENDLVDNRINEYLNISQNKVVFYDFMYKNIKINYDGIEIITNFVAQYKEELIENEIHFNAYIVEVGELENYFGHLEYDGKGAEYSDDFGNFPKLNQKADFYLNKNVKFVNGLTKS; encoded by the coding sequence ATGAATTTAGAAGAATTATTTAACCAACACAAAGAGCAATCTATATCGGGTCGTTATCTTACTTTAGATCATATTCAGCCTTTATTAGACAAACTAAATACTAATAATCAAGTTAAAATTATAGGATATTCTGTTTTAAACAAACCTATATATAGTTACGAAATTGGTACGGGAGAAACACGTATTTATTTGTGGTCTCAAATGCACGGAAACGAAAGCACTACAACGAAAGCGCTTTTTGATTTTATAAACGTATTAAACAACGGATCTGATTTTGCCGAGAAAATGCTAAAAACATTTACTTTTTATGCTATTCCGATTTTAAATCCTGACGGAGCAGCGCTTTATACACGTGAAAATGCGAATAAAATTGATTTAAATCGTGATTCGCAAAATCTGACACAGCCAGAAAGTAATATATTAAGAGCTGTATTTGATACTTTTAAACCGCATTATTGCTTTAATCTTCATGATCAACGAACTATTTTTGGTGCCGGAGATACAGGAAAACCAGCCACAGTTTCGTTTTTAGCACCTTCTTATAATGAAGCACGTGAGATAAATGCTAACCGATTAAAGGCTATAAACCTTATTGCAGGTATTAATGAGGTGTTACAGGATTATATTCCGGGGCAGGTTGGGCGTTTTGATGATTCATTCAATATTAATTGTATAGGAGATACGTTTCAGTTTTTAGGTGTGCCGACGATTTTGTTTGAAGCAGGTCATTTTCCGGATGATTATCAAAGGGAAATCACGCGAAAGTTCCTATTTTTCTCACTAATTTCAAGTTTTAAACTACTCTCCGAAAACGATTTAGTTGATAATCGAATTAATGAATATTTGAATATTTCACAAAATAAAGTGGTTTTTTATGATTTTATGTATAAAAACATCAAAATAAATTATGATGGTATCGAAATTATTACGAATTTTGTCGCACAATACAAAGAAGAATTGATTGAAAATGAGATTCATTTCAACGCTTACATAGTTGAAGTAGGTGAGTTGGAAAATTATTTTGGACATTTAGAATATGATGGCAAAGGAGCAGAATATTCAGATGACTTTGGTAACTTTCCGAAATTGAATCAAAAAGCAGATTTTTATTTAAATAAAAATGTTAAATTTGTTAACGGATTGACAAAAAGTTAA